The following DNA comes from Cellulophaga sp. HaHa_2_95.
CAACTATTTTTAAATCTTCCAAATTAATTTTATTTCCAATTAAATCTACACTCAATACAAAGACCAATCATTTGCAGATTGGTCCTGTTATTATCTAAAAGAACTATTCTTAATCCTCATCATCCATATCCCCTTCTTCAGGAATAATATCTGGATCTACTACGGCATCTGGATCGTCATCTTCAAAATCCTCATAATCATCCTCGTCATAATTAGCCATGGTAGTTTCTAGCTTAGCACTAATTTTTACCAAATACTTTGTATCTTCTGTAGTTACTTCTACGGCTTCAATACGTTCTCCTTGTGCATTTTTAAACGAAATAATGTTTAAATCATCATAACCATCAGGATACTTCTCTACCAAAAGCTTTAATACTTCTGGTGTAAGCTTTTTAAAATCAACGATAACTCTTTTTAAATTGTCCATATAATTACTGGTCTAATAAGTATGCGAAAATTAATGGCGCTACGATTGTAGCATCACTTTCAATAATAAATTTTGGGGTATTTATGTCTAATTTCCCCCACGTTATTTTTTCGTTTGGCACTGCACCTGAATACGAACCATAACTTGTTGTAGAGTCGCTAATCTGACAGAAATAACTCCAAAAAGGAGTTCCTGTACGCTCCATATCCTGATATAACATTGGCACTACACAAATTGGAAAATCTCCTGCGATACCTCCACCTATTTGAAAGAAACCAATCCCGTTCTCAGAATTATCTGTATACCAATCTGCTAAAAAGGTCATGTACTCTATACCAGATTTCATGGTACTCGCTTTCAACTCACCTTTCAATACATAAGAAGCAAAGATGTTCCCCATGGTGCTATCTTCCCATCCCGGACAGATAATCGGTAAATTTTTCTCTGCTGCTGCATACATCCAAGAATCTTTCAAGTCTATTTCATAGTACTCCTCAAGAACACCTGACAGCAACATTTTATACATATATTCATGCGGCAAATAACGCTCTCCAGCGTCTTCTGCATCTTTCCAAATTTTGAAAATATGCTCTTGTAATCTTCTAAAAGCTTCTTCTTCAGGAATACAAGTATCTGTAACACGGTTTAATCCCTTTTCTAACAAATCCCACTCATCTTGCGGAGTTAAATCGCGATAGTTAGGTACACGCTTATAATGAGAGTGTGCTACCAAATTCATGATATCTTCCTCAAGGTTTGCGCCTGTACAAGAAATAATCTGAACCTTATCTTGACGAATAACCTCAGCAAAAATTTTACCAATTTCTGCGGTACTCATAGCTCCTGCAAGAGAAACCAACATTTTGGCACCGTTGTTTAATTGGTCTTCATACCCTTTAGCTGCATCAACCAAAGCGGCTGAGTTAAAGTGTAAGTAATACTTTTCAATAAAATTAGAAATTGGTCCTTTAGTCTTCGTCATCTTCGAATTTTGAATTATTAGTGGAGCCAGCTTTGAAATCTACATCATACGTATTATCATATGCATCATCTGCAGCTTCACCCATAAATTTATAGCTTAACATTTTATAATATAACTTGGCCGCTAAGAAATCTGATGATTTATCAACCTCATTAGGACAAAGTTCAACGATATCAAAACCAACAACATTTTTCTCCGCAAAAACTCTCTTTAAAAACTCTAAAGTCTCATACCAAAATAAACCTCCTGGCTCCGGAGTACCTGTTGATGATAATATACTTGGATCTAATGCATCTAAATCAAACGTGATTAATACATTGTCTGTCATCAATTCAATAACATTATCCATCCAATATTCATCACTAACCATATCGTGAGCAAAGAATGTTTTCTCCTCATCCATGAACGTTTTTTCAATAGCATCCATACTACGGATTCCCACTTGAATAAGATTAGTGGTTTGGCTAGCTTCATGAACAGCACACGCGTGGTTACATGAAGTACCGTCATAAGACTCACGTAAATCTGCATGCGCATCAATATGCAATACCGTTAGGTTATTAAAACACTCATTGAACGCTCTAATTGTACCTATAGAGATAGAGTGCTCTCCTCCAAAAAGGGTCACAAACTTGTTTCTTTTGATATAATCCTTAGTTACTGCATGAACTGCATCTACCATACTTTCTGGAGAAGCATTTTCAGTTACAGCATCTGCTAAATACACACCTTGTTGGTATACTTCAGTAGCTGTTTCAATGTCGTAAAGCTCCATGTTTTCAGAGGCTTTCAAAAAAGCTTCTGGCCCTTTATCTGCTCCTTTTCCCCATGTACTTGTTCCGTCATATGGCACTGGTATTAAAACCACCTTTGCCGTTTCCAATTGCGCATACTTATCAGGTATTCCCGCGTAATTGTTAGTTGTCATCATAGCCTAAAATTTTTAGCAGGTCTGCTGCTTTTTGTTGTTCGTTGAATAGTTTAGTTGTTATTGTTCCGTTTTCATCTCTGTCTATAAGAATGTGCTTTGGCTGCGGTATTAAACAATGCTGCAAACCTCCATAACCTCCTATAGATTCTTGATAAGCTCCCGTGTTAAAAAAGCCGATAAACAAAGGTTTATCTCTTCTATATTTTGGTAAATAAATAGCGTTCATATTTTGTTCGCTATTGTAATAATCATCACTATCGCATGTTAAACCTCCTAAAAGAACACGCTCATACTCATCTTGCCAACGGTTGATTGGCAACATCACAAAACGCTTGTTTATGGCCCAGGTGTCTGGCAAAGTGGTAATGAAAGAGGAATCTATCATGTTCCATTTCTCACGATCGTTTTGTTGTTTTTGGTACAATATTTCATAAATAGCACCTCCACTTTCACCAACAGTAAAGCTACCAAACTCTGTAAAAATATGTGGCACTGGTACTTCAGCTTCTTGACATGCAATATTGATTTGATTGATAATCTCGTCAATCATATATTGATAATCATACTCAAAAGCCAATGAGTTTTTTATAGGGAAACCACCGCCAATGTTTAAACTATCTAAAGATGGACACATCTTTTTAAGTCTAATGTAGACTTTTAAACACTTGACCAATTCATTCCAATAGTAAGCATTATCACGAATACCTGTATTGATGAAAAAGTGAAGCATTTTAAGCTCTACTTTTTCGTTATCTTTTATTTGATTCTCATAAAAAGGAACAATATTCTTATATCCTATTCCTAATCTAGACGTGTAAAATTCAAATTTAGGCTCTTCTTCCGAAGCGATACGAATACCTACTTTAAACGTATCATCAATTACTTCAGATAACAGATCTATTTCTTCGTAGTTGTCAATAATAGGAATACAATTGCGGTGTCCTTCATTTATTAATCTACCAATATTATCTATGTATTCGTCTCTTTTGAAACCATTACATATAACATAGGTGTCATCTTTTATTTTACCTTTCTTCTTAAGTTTTTCAACAATATTAATATCATATGCCGAAGAAGTTTCAATATGCACATCGTTATTTAGCACCTCATTTAAAACGGGTTGAAAATGTGAGCTTTTTGTACAGTAACAATAATGGTATTTACCCTTATAGTTATTTTTTTCCATGGCAATTTTAAACCAGTCCTTTGCTCTGTTTATATTTTCAGAGATTTTCGGTAGGTATGTAAATTTCATTGGACTACCGTACTTCTCTACCAAATCCATTAAAGGAATGCCGTGGAAGTTAAGGTTCTCGCCCTCTAAAGTAAATTCTTCTTGAGGAAAATAATATGTTTGATCTATTAAATTGATATATTTTGTATTCATTAAAATGGATTGTATCTGTTAAAACTAATAAACTGAATTAAAAACATTGCTGTTTTTACCAAATAAATTAACACAATCCCTAGATAATGATCTGACGTTGGGTAGTTGGAATGAAAAAGTAATCGTGCTGACTTCTCACGATTCTAGGTACCAAGGAAGAAACTAGGAGTATTCGATTGCCTTTTTTCAAAACTGGCATTGGATTCGCCTTCCCATTTTCCAATACCTCGAACATAAAATTAATACGCATTATATGTAGCTAAAAGCTTAGTTGCCAAACCGCTTATTTTATATTGGTTTGAGATGACAAATGAAAACAAAAAAAATGAAAAAACAAGAAATTATTTGAAAATTGAACGTTAAATAATTATCACGCAACAACAGACATTAACTTCTTAAAAAACAGCGTTTTAAAAATACCTCATCACTAAATTAAATCCTAATCAATTTACAATTAACACACTATTTAAATGGAGTATAAATAAATGAGAAAAGAAAAGCCTGTATTGAATTATTAAGTTTCAAAAAATTAATCTTTGAAACGTACATCTCCCATTTTTTAAAATAGCTAGTCTACTTAAATATGATTTTCATCGACAGTAAACGTCATTTCACCTAAGGACTACAATATCTTTTAAGACGTAAGAATACCTTTACAATCAGAACCTAGAACAAGTACTAATGAAAAAAGATATGAACACACAAAAACACGGAGTAGTAGACCTTAAAAGATTAGGTATTAGTCTAGTTGTAACTATTTTATTCTTTATTATAGTAGTGGTATGTAGTTACTTCGCCGGACTTGTACTTTGTAGGTAAGCGACGCCTCTAGCATTTATTTGCGGAATAAAACATCTTGTGCTTCCATAGCAGCCACCACAAGATTCACATACTCATCTATAGACTTATCTATATTTTTAGGATCTGTTAAATCTATACTGCCACGCCAAACCATAGATTGCTCTTTGCCTTCGCAAATACAATACAATGTGGTTTCTGTATGATACACTTTAAATTGATCATAACTCCCGTCGCTGTTGTAAATATCCTGATGTTGCAAATAATCATCCCTAAATCTAC
Coding sequences within:
- a CDS encoding deoxyhypusine synthase family protein translates to MTKTKGPISNFIEKYYLHFNSAALVDAAKGYEDQLNNGAKMLVSLAGAMSTAEIGKIFAEVIRQDKVQIISCTGANLEEDIMNLVAHSHYKRVPNYRDLTPQDEWDLLEKGLNRVTDTCIPEEEAFRRLQEHIFKIWKDAEDAGERYLPHEYMYKMLLSGVLEEYYEIDLKDSWMYAAAEKNLPIICPGWEDSTMGNIFASYVLKGELKASTMKSGIEYMTFLADWYTDNSENGIGFFQIGGGIAGDFPICVVPMLYQDMERTGTPFWSYFCQISDSTTSYGSYSGAVPNEKITWGKLDINTPKFIIESDATIVAPLIFAYLLDQ
- the speB gene encoding agmatinase, which gives rise to MMTTNNYAGIPDKYAQLETAKVVLIPVPYDGTSTWGKGADKGPEAFLKASENMELYDIETATEVYQQGVYLADAVTENASPESMVDAVHAVTKDYIKRNKFVTLFGGEHSISIGTIRAFNECFNNLTVLHIDAHADLRESYDGTSCNHACAVHEASQTTNLIQVGIRSMDAIEKTFMDEEKTFFAHDMVSDEYWMDNVIELMTDNVLITFDLDALDPSILSSTGTPEPGGLFWYETLEFLKRVFAEKNVVGFDIVELCPNEVDKSSDFLAAKLYYKMLSYKFMGEAADDAYDNTYDVDFKAGSTNNSKFEDDED
- a CDS encoding decarboxylase — translated: MNTKYINLIDQTYYFPQEEFTLEGENLNFHGIPLMDLVEKYGSPMKFTYLPKISENINRAKDWFKIAMEKNNYKGKYHYCYCTKSSHFQPVLNEVLNNDVHIETSSAYDINIVEKLKKKGKIKDDTYVICNGFKRDEYIDNIGRLINEGHRNCIPIIDNYEEIDLLSEVIDDTFKVGIRIASEEEPKFEFYTSRLGIGYKNIVPFYENQIKDNEKVELKMLHFFINTGIRDNAYYWNELVKCLKVYIRLKKMCPSLDSLNIGGGFPIKNSLAFEYDYQYMIDEIINQINIACQEAEVPVPHIFTEFGSFTVGESGGAIYEILYQKQQNDREKWNMIDSSFITTLPDTWAINKRFVMLPINRWQDEYERVLLGGLTCDSDDYYNSEQNMNAIYLPKYRRDKPLFIGFFNTGAYQESIGGYGGLQHCLIPQPKHILIDRDENGTITTKLFNEQQKAADLLKILGYDDN